The proteins below are encoded in one region of Pseudomonas putida S13.1.2:
- a CDS encoding cyclic peptide export ABC transporter, giving the protein MTVSANSLARETWRILEPFRLAVVASVAMGIISGLGVTALLATVNRAMNQADGPTAWVALQFAGLCLLTLGCSTGSRLLTNHVGQYVVRNLRRELAGKVLGAPIEQLERFRSHRLIPILLNDVTTISSFALSVAPMVISFTVTLACLAYLALLSWQILALTLLTVAIGVAAQYVAQRFGNRRMAEGREGEDELQGYYQAITDGAKELRIQRQRRWRLRDEQIDGVTQRIARANIRAGAIFISAETFGSMLFFAVIGLAIAFQVMWPSAERTVLGGFVLVMLYMKGPLEQLVLNLPMIGRARIALGRVAELSQRFSTPEVQGQPGQMATQAAPFERLELRQVRYDYPVIPGSDPFRLGPVDLTVNQGEILFIVGENGCGKTSLIKVLLGLYPPHTGQIQLNGQPVTDEGRDDYRQLFTTIFADHHLFDDLSPVAADKPELVARYLERLDIAHKVSLVDGSYSTTALSTGQRKRLALVNAWLDERPVLVFDEWAADQDPSFRRVFYTELLPEMKRQGRTIIVISHDDRYFHVADQLIRMDRGRVATERVGAEQPA; this is encoded by the coding sequence ATGACCGTTTCCGCAAACAGCCTGGCCCGCGAGACCTGGCGCATCCTCGAACCGTTCCGGCTGGCTGTCGTGGCCTCCGTCGCCATGGGGATCATCAGCGGCCTGGGGGTGACCGCGCTGCTGGCTACCGTCAACCGCGCCATGAACCAGGCAGACGGCCCCACCGCCTGGGTGGCCCTGCAGTTCGCCGGGCTGTGCCTGCTGACCCTGGGCTGCTCCACTGGCTCTCGCCTGCTGACCAACCACGTGGGCCAGTACGTGGTGCGCAACCTGCGCCGCGAGCTGGCGGGCAAGGTACTCGGCGCGCCCATCGAGCAACTGGAGCGCTTTCGCAGCCACCGGCTGATCCCGATCCTGCTCAACGACGTCACCACCATCAGCAGCTTCGCCCTTTCGGTGGCGCCGATGGTGATCTCCTTCACCGTGACGCTGGCGTGCCTCGCCTACCTGGCGCTGTTGTCGTGGCAGATCCTGGCGCTAACCCTGCTTACCGTGGCCATCGGCGTGGCGGCCCAATACGTCGCCCAGCGCTTTGGCAACCGGCGCATGGCCGAAGGCCGTGAAGGCGAGGACGAGCTGCAAGGCTATTACCAGGCGATCACCGACGGTGCCAAGGAGCTGCGTATCCAGCGCCAACGCCGCTGGCGCCTGCGCGATGAGCAGATCGACGGCGTCACCCAGCGCATCGCCCGGGCCAACATCCGCGCCGGCGCCATCTTCATCAGCGCAGAAACCTTCGGCTCGATGCTGTTCTTCGCGGTCATCGGCCTGGCCATTGCCTTCCAGGTGATGTGGCCTTCGGCCGAGCGCACAGTGCTGGGCGGTTTCGTGCTGGTGATGCTGTACATGAAAGGCCCGCTGGAACAGCTTGTGCTCAACCTGCCGATGATCGGCCGCGCCCGCATCGCCCTGGGCCGGGTGGCCGAACTGTCCCAGCGCTTCTCAACACCCGAGGTGCAAGGCCAGCCCGGCCAGATGGCCACCCAGGCCGCGCCATTCGAGCGACTGGAGTTGCGCCAGGTGCGCTACGACTACCCGGTGATTCCCGGCAGTGACCCGTTCCGCCTGGGGCCGGTGGACCTCACGGTGAACCAGGGCGAGATCCTGTTCATCGTCGGCGAAAACGGCTGCGGCAAGACCTCGCTGATCAAGGTGCTATTGGGGCTGTATCCGCCTCATACAGGCCAGATCCAGCTCAACGGCCAGCCCGTCACTGATGAAGGCCGTGACGACTACCGCCAGCTGTTCACCACCATCTTCGCCGACCACCACCTGTTCGATGACCTGAGCCCTGTGGCCGCCGACAAACCCGAACTGGTGGCCCGTTACCTGGAGCGCCTGGACATCGCCCACAAGGTCAGCCTGGTCGACGGCAGCTACAGCACCACCGCCTTGTCCACCGGCCAGCGCAAGCGCCTGGCACTGGTCAACGCCTGGCTCGATGAACGCCCGGTGCTGGTGTTCGACGAATGGGCCGCCGACCAGGACCCGTCCTTCCGCCGGGTGTTCTACACCGAGCTGCTGCCGGAAATGAAACGCCAGGGCCGCACCATCATCGTCATCTCTCACGACGACCGTTACTTCCACGTCGCCGATCAATTGATCCGCATGGATCGCGGCCGCGTCGCCACTGAGCGCGTCGGGGCTGAACAACCCGCCTGA
- a CDS encoding MacB family efflux pump subunit, producing the protein MSTPLIELRGIRKAYGGGDSPRVEVLRGVDLCIHAGEFIAIVGASGSGKSTLMNILGCLDRPTSGQYHFAGLDVATLNDDELAWLRRKAFGFVFQGYHLIPSASAQENVEMPALYTGAASAPRAERAQALLERLGLHTRAANRPRQMSGGQQQRVSIARALMNGGHIILADEPTGALDSHSGAEVMTLLEELAEQGHVVILITHDRNVAARAQRVIEVLDGEVISDSAQGATAQHRTGSLDAQDLRKGLLQASHEHGSWLGETLDALHAAWRVMWTNRVRTALTLLGIIIGVASVVVMLAVGEGSKRQVMAQMGAFGANLMFLNGASPTPRSPPGEIRLSDVQALAELPQIKRIMPALTQQAQVRYGNQDLMSTIGGYTPVFTEIFNWPVTQGSFFTEADERLGNAVAVIGSEVRKKLFDSQDPLGQYILIENVPFQVIGVLATKGSSGANQRNDLRIAIPYSALRIRLSGIQHPEYVVIGAADSTLVQEAEQAIRHLMLALHDGIEDFEVDNSAAMIQAEAQTRNGLSLMLGAIAAISLLVGGIGVMNVMLMTVRERTREIGIRIAVGARQRDILRQFLTEAVVLSLVGGSIGVVLALLVGAGLALAQVAVAFSAMAIFGAFACAVATGVIFGFMPARKAAGLDPVVALTSE; encoded by the coding sequence ATGAGCACGCCACTGATCGAGTTGCGCGGCATCCGCAAGGCCTATGGCGGCGGTGACAGCCCCCGGGTCGAGGTCCTGCGCGGCGTCGACCTGTGCATCCATGCCGGTGAGTTCATCGCCATCGTCGGTGCGTCCGGCTCAGGCAAGTCGACGCTGATGAACATCCTCGGCTGCCTGGACCGCCCCACCTCGGGCCAATACCACTTCGCAGGCCTGGACGTGGCCACCCTCAATGACGACGAACTGGCCTGGCTACGGCGCAAGGCGTTCGGCTTCGTGTTCCAGGGTTACCACCTGATCCCCTCGGCCAGCGCCCAGGAAAACGTCGAGATGCCCGCACTCTATACAGGCGCCGCATCCGCACCGAGGGCCGAACGCGCCCAGGCGCTGCTCGAACGCCTGGGCCTTCACACACGAGCGGCCAACCGTCCGCGGCAGATGTCCGGCGGCCAGCAACAGCGCGTGTCGATTGCCCGCGCACTGATGAACGGCGGTCACATCATCCTCGCCGATGAACCCACCGGCGCGCTCGACAGCCACAGCGGCGCAGAAGTCATGACGCTGCTCGAAGAACTCGCCGAACAGGGTCATGTGGTAATCCTCATCACCCATGACCGAAACGTGGCCGCCCGGGCCCAGCGGGTGATCGAAGTGCTGGATGGCGAAGTGATCAGCGACAGCGCCCAGGGCGCAACCGCCCAACACCGGACCGGCTCGCTCGACGCCCAGGACCTGCGCAAAGGCCTGCTGCAGGCCAGCCACGAGCATGGCAGCTGGCTTGGCGAAACCCTGGATGCCCTGCATGCAGCCTGGCGCGTGATGTGGACCAACCGCGTACGCACCGCTCTGACCCTGCTCGGCATCATCATCGGCGTAGCGTCTGTGGTGGTGATGCTGGCGGTGGGCGAAGGCAGCAAGCGCCAGGTGATGGCGCAGATGGGGGCGTTTGGGGCCAACCTGATGTTCCTCAACGGCGCCTCGCCTACACCACGCAGCCCACCTGGGGAGATACGCCTGAGCGATGTCCAGGCATTGGCAGAACTGCCCCAGATCAAGCGAATCATGCCAGCACTTACCCAGCAGGCGCAGGTCCGCTACGGCAATCAGGACCTGATGTCCACCATCGGCGGATACACCCCCGTTTTCACCGAAATCTTCAACTGGCCAGTTACCCAAGGCAGCTTCTTCACCGAGGCAGATGAGCGCCTGGGCAACGCTGTTGCAGTGATCGGTTCGGAGGTTCGGAAAAAACTGTTCGACAGCCAGGACCCGTTAGGCCAATACATCCTGATCGAAAACGTACCCTTCCAGGTCATCGGCGTGCTGGCGACCAAGGGCTCAAGCGGAGCCAACCAGCGCAATGACCTGCGCATCGCCATTCCGTATTCGGCCTTGAGGATCCGTCTCTCCGGGATCCAGCACCCGGAGTACGTGGTGATAGGCGCCGCCGACAGTACTCTGGTGCAAGAGGCCGAACAGGCGATACGTCACCTTATGCTTGCCCTGCACGACGGTATCGAGGATTTCGAAGTCGACAACAGCGCAGCAATGATCCAGGCCGAAGCACAAACCCGCAATGGCCTGTCGCTGATGCTGGGGGCGATTGCCGCCATCTCCTTGCTGGTAGGCGGTATCGGCGTAATGAACGTGATGCTCATGACCGTACGGGAGCGCACCCGGGAAATCGGCATCCGCATCGCCGTCGGGGCCCGCCAGCGCGACATCCTGCGCCAGTTCCTGACCGAGGCCGTGGTGCTGTCGCTGGTGGGCGGCAGCATCGGCGTCGTCCTGGCGCTACTGGTCGGTGCCGGCCTGGCGTTAGCCCAGGTGGCCGTGGCCTTTTCCGCGATGGCCATCTTCGGCGCCTTCGCCTGTGCCGTGGCCACCGGCGTGATATTCGGTTTCATGCCCGCCCGCAAAGCCGCCGGGCTAGACCCGGTCGTTGCCCTGACCAGTGAATGA
- a CDS encoding sigma-70 family RNA polymerase sigma factor — MEQYYRELVSFLSARMGSRQAAEDVAHDAFLRVLQRTGSAPIEHPRAFLYRIALNLVVDRHRRQRVRQTEPLDVLEVEDCSVSMQLQHDLQSAQRLSLMQKALAELSQPCRESFLLRKLDGLSHQQIAERLGISRSVVEKHIVIAMKHCRLRMRQWEC, encoded by the coding sequence GTGGAACAGTACTATCGCGAACTGGTGAGCTTTCTTTCGGCACGCATGGGTAGCCGCCAGGCTGCCGAAGACGTGGCGCATGATGCCTTTCTGCGGGTGCTGCAACGGACTGGCAGTGCGCCGATCGAACACCCGCGGGCGTTTCTTTACCGCATTGCGCTGAACCTGGTCGTTGACCGCCACCGGCGCCAACGGGTGCGTCAGACCGAGCCATTGGATGTGCTCGAGGTGGAGGATTGTTCTGTCAGCATGCAGTTGCAGCATGACCTGCAATCCGCGCAGCGTCTTTCATTGATGCAGAAGGCTCTGGCCGAACTGAGCCAACCTTGCCGCGAGAGCTTCCTGCTGCGCAAGCTCGATGGCCTTTCCCATCAACAGATTGCCGAGCGCCTGGGTATCTCGCGCAGCGTAGTGGAAAAGCACATTGTCATCGCCATGAAGCACTGCCGGCTGCGCATGCGTCAGTGGGAGTGCTGA
- a CDS encoding efflux transporter outer membrane subunit, which translates to MNMTRTFYASLPMLVLLGACSSQSSAPPPSGIAPPAAWQMPTAAAQDVSFDRWWQSFGSPQLSRLVDQARHDSHDLKAAIARVQQAREDLRIAGAGLWPSVDGSIDAYRQRLLRGQGYSEQDTSNSERTYHYFNTALTVSYETDFWGGKAAARNSARFAFEASQHDRDTLELSLLGSVADSYLQAIAAREQVRIAGLNLDNAEQVLAVARTRFKAGSATALELAQQQRVVASQQRQLPLYRQQANEALVTLATLLGQPVQALHLEEQPFDRLSGPSIAAGVPSQLLTRRPDIASAEARLAAAQADIQVARAALFPQLNLTASLATGDAQAANLLRNPVLNLSAGLTAPIFNHGRLQAERDKAVARQQELLENYRGVIVTSFGEVEKALNSIDGLDRQAAWQRDELEQAQRAFDLAENRYRAGAEDLLSVLEAQRTLFDAQNERVQLRRDRLQASVALYKALGGGWRTL; encoded by the coding sequence ATGAACATGACTCGAACCTTCTACGCATCACTGCCCATGCTGGTACTGCTTGGCGCTTGCAGCAGCCAGAGCTCCGCTCCCCCACCCAGCGGGATCGCACCGCCCGCCGCCTGGCAGATGCCGACGGCTGCCGCCCAGGACGTCTCGTTCGATCGCTGGTGGCAGAGTTTCGGCAGCCCGCAGTTGAGCCGCCTGGTCGACCAGGCACGCCACGACAGCCATGACCTCAAGGCCGCAATCGCCCGGGTGCAACAGGCCCGCGAAGACCTGCGCATCGCTGGCGCCGGGCTGTGGCCAAGCGTCGATGGCAGCATCGACGCATACCGCCAGCGACTGCTGCGTGGCCAGGGCTACAGCGAGCAGGACACCTCCAATAGCGAGCGCACCTATCACTACTTCAATACTGCACTGACCGTCAGCTACGAAACCGACTTCTGGGGTGGCAAGGCTGCAGCCCGCAACAGTGCCCGGTTCGCCTTCGAGGCCAGCCAGCACGACCGCGACACCTTGGAGCTCAGCCTGCTGGGCAGCGTTGCCGACAGCTACCTGCAAGCCATTGCGGCACGCGAGCAGGTACGCATCGCAGGCCTGAACCTGGACAACGCCGAGCAAGTCCTGGCAGTGGCGCGCACCCGGTTCAAGGCAGGCTCAGCAACCGCCCTGGAACTGGCACAGCAACAACGTGTGGTGGCCAGCCAGCAGCGCCAGCTGCCGCTCTACCGTCAACAAGCCAACGAAGCCCTGGTAACCCTGGCGACCCTGCTCGGCCAACCCGTGCAGGCGCTGCATCTGGAGGAGCAGCCCTTCGATCGGCTGAGCGGCCCCAGCATCGCCGCCGGCGTGCCAAGCCAACTGCTCACCCGGCGCCCGGACATCGCCAGCGCCGAAGCGCGTCTGGCCGCTGCCCAAGCCGATATCCAGGTAGCCCGTGCGGCGCTGTTCCCGCAACTGAACCTCACCGCCAGCCTCGCCACCGGCGATGCCCAGGCAGCCAACCTGCTACGCAACCCGGTGCTCAACCTGAGCGCCGGGCTCACCGCACCGATCTTCAACCATGGCCGGCTCCAGGCCGAACGGGACAAGGCCGTGGCACGTCAGCAGGAGCTGCTGGAAAACTACCGAGGCGTAATCGTGACCAGCTTCGGCGAAGTGGAAAAAGCCCTGAACAGTATCGACGGCCTTGACCGCCAGGCCGCCTGGCAACGCGATGAGCTGGAGCAGGCACAACGGGCCTTCGACCTGGCGGAAAACCGCTACCGTGCCGGCGCCGAAGACCTGCTCAGCGTCCTCGAAGCCCAGCGCACCCTGTTCGATGCCCAGAACGAACGTGTGCAACTGCGCCGCGACCGGCTGCAGGCCAGCGTGGCGCTTTACAAGGCATTGGGTGGAGGCTGGCGTACGCTTTAA
- a CDS encoding formylglycine-generating enzyme family protein codes for MKRLIYLFAFTCTLLSLNAFAADPTTPGKVFKDCKDCPELVVIPPGSFTMGTPDDEVGRQPDEGPLRTVTFAHPFAVTRFHITAQEWQVYAKETGTVLPTGDDRPGRLCTNGKPSYPQGPRQPAVCMSWDDVQGYVAWIAKKTGKPYRMLTEAEREYTGRAGSTGPFPFDFDEPGQYQITKHANTYGPRDGYTYTAPVGSFPPNAFGMYDMHGNVYEWLQDCVHDSYNGAPSDGSAWLTGGNCDFRQIRGNDWTEPPIFSRSGNRNERGHDVFGDWLGFRVARNLNDTAKD; via the coding sequence ATGAAACGGCTGATCTACCTGTTCGCTTTCACTTGCACGCTGCTGTCGCTCAACGCCTTTGCAGCCGACCCGACCACGCCTGGCAAGGTCTTCAAGGACTGCAAGGATTGCCCCGAGCTGGTGGTGATCCCGCCGGGAAGCTTCACCATGGGCACGCCCGACGATGAGGTGGGCAGGCAGCCCGACGAGGGCCCGCTGCGCACGGTTACCTTCGCGCACCCGTTCGCGGTCACGCGCTTCCACATCACCGCACAAGAGTGGCAGGTGTATGCCAAGGAAACCGGCACCGTGCTACCCACCGGCGACGACCGCCCAGGCCGCCTGTGCACCAACGGCAAGCCCAGCTACCCGCAAGGCCCGCGTCAGCCAGCCGTATGCATGAGCTGGGACGATGTCCAGGGCTATGTGGCCTGGATCGCCAAGAAGACCGGCAAACCCTACCGCATGCTCACCGAGGCCGAACGCGAATACACCGGCCGCGCTGGTTCCACCGGCCCATTCCCGTTCGACTTCGATGAGCCGGGGCAATACCAGATCACCAAGCACGCCAACACCTACGGCCCACGCGACGGCTACACCTATACCGCGCCCGTGGGCAGCTTCCCGCCCAACGCCTTCGGCATGTACGACATGCACGGCAATGTCTACGAATGGCTGCAGGACTGCGTGCACGACAGCTACAACGGCGCCCCCTCCGACGGTAGCGCCTGGCTCACAGGCGGCAATTGCGACTTCAGGCAGATCCGAGGTAACGACTGGACCGAGCCGCCCATTTTCTCCCGCTCCGGCAACCGCAACGAACGCGGCCACGATGTATTCGGCGACTGGCTCGGCTTCCGAGTGGCCCGCAACCTCAATGACACAGCCAAGGACTAA
- a CDS encoding dipeptidase — MTKHRTSPRKWPWAVALAVLLSLVAGTAVGAWWYFVYLPNHLYDRETERRAEALQERILALDAHLDVPLTYGSDGQEPNRDGPTQFDLPKAAKARLRGASIAIWSWPEFWTGPNWPHRPTDGFQQAMANELEVRYRIITNIAKDFPNQAGIAYSPADFRRLAGEGKFAIVISMLNAAPLGDDVDKLDLWAARGVRVFGPGYVGNNSWVDSARPLPFLGDSVDPLGGLSALGRRAVAKLNDLGVVIDVSQMSSQALQQVAKQSRAPILASHTGVQGMMDIRRNLSDADLAAIKATGGLVNIVAYSHYLKPFSRDTITAMNKLRAEYGLPDLQNQTQIGTTTDPVFSIWSEKKFGEYLPKFYDVLRHEPAANLSDYVDSIDYAVKKIGIDHVGISSDFNDGGGVIGWQDASQARNVTAELIKHGYSDEDIAKLWGGNFLRVWDAAQKTAKPAAPPVTQHLQGHP; from the coding sequence ATGACGAAACACCGAACTTCACCGCGCAAATGGCCATGGGCCGTGGCGCTCGCCGTTTTGCTCAGCCTGGTCGCCGGCACCGCCGTCGGCGCCTGGTGGTACTTTGTCTACCTCCCCAACCATCTTTACGACCGCGAAACCGAACGGCGCGCCGAGGCCCTGCAGGAGCGCATCCTGGCCCTGGATGCGCACCTGGACGTGCCGCTGACCTACGGCAGCGATGGCCAGGAGCCGAACCGCGACGGCCCGACCCAGTTCGACCTGCCCAAGGCCGCCAAAGCGCGCTTGCGCGGTGCCTCCATCGCGATCTGGTCGTGGCCGGAGTTCTGGACCGGACCAAACTGGCCACATCGCCCCACCGACGGGTTCCAGCAGGCCATGGCCAACGAACTGGAAGTGCGCTACCGGATCATCACCAACATCGCCAAGGACTTCCCCAACCAGGCGGGCATCGCCTACTCCCCGGCGGACTTCCGCCGGCTGGCCGGTGAAGGCAAGTTTGCCATCGTCATCAGCATGCTCAACGCCGCCCCGCTGGGCGACGACGTTGACAAACTCGACCTGTGGGCTGCGCGCGGTGTACGGGTATTCGGCCCCGGCTACGTAGGCAACAACAGCTGGGTGGACTCGGCGCGCCCATTGCCCTTTCTGGGCGATTCGGTCGACCCGCTGGGCGGCCTTTCGGCACTGGGCCGCCGCGCCGTGGCCAAGCTCAACGACCTGGGCGTAGTCATCGACGTCTCGCAGATGTCCAGCCAGGCCTTGCAGCAAGTCGCGAAACAGAGCCGGGCGCCGATCCTCGCCTCCCACACCGGCGTGCAGGGCATGATGGATATCCGCCGCAACCTCTCCGATGCAGACCTGGCCGCCATCAAGGCCACCGGCGGGCTGGTCAACATCGTTGCCTATTCGCATTACCTCAAGCCTTTCAGCCGCGACACCATCACGGCCATGAACAAGCTGCGCGCCGAGTACGGCCTGCCCGACCTGCAAAACCAGACCCAGATAGGCACTACCACAGACCCGGTGTTTTCCATCTGGTCGGAAAAGAAGTTCGGCGAATACCTGCCCAAGTTCTACGACGTGCTGCGTCACGAGCCTGCAGCCAACCTGAGCGATTACGTCGACTCCATCGACTACGCCGTGAAAAAGATCGGCATCGACCACGTCGGCATCAGTTCGGACTTCAACGACGGCGGCGGCGTGATCGGCTGGCAGGATGCAAGCCAGGCCCGCAACGTCACCGCCGAGCTGATCAAGCACGGTTACTCCGACGAAGACATCGCCAAGCTCTGGGGCGGCAACTTCCTGCGTGTGTGGGACGCCGCCCAGAAGACCGCCAAGCCGGCCGCTCCTCCTGTCACCCAACACTTGCAAGGACACCCATGA
- a CDS encoding aminotransferase class I/II-fold pyridoxal phosphate-dependent enzyme — MTDLKRRAFVTAATLASLAPALPAWARQPPTHRPVDPVFGDDIIRLDYNESPYGPSESAVKTMQLGARQSGRYYYEQQVRLIELFARQNGVPTDHVAVFGGSRLPLQEGLAHYAGPRSVVVAAPTYDSLASGARSIGAALHEVPLDAHHAHDVSAMLEADPNAGVIYLCNPNNPTGTLTPRADIEQLVTNKPKDCLAIIDEAYIHFSDARPCLDLAVAHDDVLVLRTFSKLYGMAGARLGLAIARPAVLTRLQAYNGRNFIALSASLGGIASLEQRDLVATRKRTNQRVLNATTERLQKAGYRCTQAQANCFMVHLKRPATPVIEAMAAQGVRVGRLFAAWPEWMRVTVGTEDQMNTFTETFLRVMANA, encoded by the coding sequence ATGACCGACCTCAAGCGACGCGCCTTCGTAACCGCCGCCACCTTGGCCAGCCTGGCTCCGGCCTTGCCTGCCTGGGCCCGGCAACCGCCAACGCACCGCCCGGTCGACCCGGTCTTCGGGGATGACATCATCCGCCTGGATTACAACGAAAGCCCGTACGGTCCCAGTGAATCGGCCGTCAAAACCATGCAACTGGGCGCCCGCCAAAGCGGCCGCTATTACTACGAACAGCAAGTGCGGTTGATCGAGTTGTTCGCCCGACAAAACGGTGTACCCACCGATCATGTTGCCGTATTCGGCGGCTCGCGCCTGCCGCTGCAGGAGGGACTGGCACACTATGCCGGTCCACGCAGCGTCGTCGTCGCGGCCCCCACCTACGACTCCCTCGCCAGCGGTGCCCGATCGATAGGTGCAGCTTTGCACGAAGTACCGCTGGACGCCCACCATGCCCATGACGTGAGCGCCATGCTGGAAGCCGACCCGAATGCCGGCGTGATCTACCTCTGCAACCCCAACAATCCCACTGGCACCCTGACGCCCCGCGCCGACATCGAGCAGCTGGTGACGAACAAACCCAAGGACTGCCTGGCCATCATCGACGAAGCGTATATCCACTTCTCCGATGCCAGGCCCTGCCTGGACCTGGCCGTGGCCCACGACGACGTGCTGGTGCTGCGCACGTTCTCCAAGCTGTATGGCATGGCGGGGGCCCGGCTGGGTCTGGCCATAGCCAGGCCTGCGGTGCTCACCCGTTTGCAGGCCTATAACGGGCGCAACTTCATTGCCCTGAGCGCATCGCTGGGCGGCATCGCCAGCCTCGAACAACGCGATCTTGTAGCGACCCGAAAACGCACCAACCAACGGGTCCTGAACGCCACCACCGAGCGCCTGCAAAAGGCCGGTTACCGCTGCACCCAAGCCCAGGCCAACTGCTTCATGGTGCACCTCAAGCGCCCCGCAACGCCGGTTATCGAAGCCATGGCCGCGCAAGGCGTGCGCGTGGGTCGGCTGTTTGCGGCCTGGCCCGAGTGGATGCGCGTCACCGTGGGTACCGAAGACCAGATGAACACCTTTACCGAAACCTTCCTCAGGGTCATGGCCAACGCCTGA
- a CDS encoding efflux RND transporter periplasmic adaptor subunit, with protein MIHSRLTRRAAIVMLCLIPLAAAAAWQLLPNDAEQRPFVQVARGNIESSVTALGTLQPRQYVDVGAQASGQIRTLHVEVGDTVKQGQLLVEIDPSTQQAQLDAERYAIETLKAQVKEQQAEHLLAKQQLHRQQRMAADGATRDEDVQTAQAKVLTTQARIDMYRAQIGKAQATLRSAEAELGYTRIYAPMAGTVVAVDAREGQTLNAQQRTPLILRIARLSPMTVWAEVSEADIGKVEAGMKAYFTTLSGNGRRWSSTVRQILPIQPKPLEQMSQGGGSPAAAGGSGSSASSSGSGRVVLYTVLLDVDNTDNALMADMTAQVFFIAGSAHDVLTAPVAALQGKPDAEGRQTAQVLAADGQVQSRKVRTGLSDRMRIQIVDGLAEGDKLLIGPTGVGG; from the coding sequence ATGATTCATTCTCGCCTCACCCGCCGTGCTGCAATCGTCATGCTCTGCCTCATTCCCCTGGCTGCCGCGGCGGCCTGGCAGCTGCTGCCCAATGATGCCGAACAGCGCCCATTCGTGCAGGTGGCACGCGGCAATATCGAGTCCAGTGTCACTGCCCTGGGGACCCTGCAACCGCGCCAGTACGTAGACGTCGGCGCCCAGGCTTCCGGGCAGATTCGCACACTGCACGTAGAAGTGGGCGACACCGTCAAACAGGGTCAATTGTTGGTAGAGATCGACCCGTCCACCCAACAGGCTCAGCTGGACGCCGAACGTTACGCCATCGAAACCCTCAAGGCGCAGGTCAAGGAACAGCAGGCCGAACATCTATTGGCCAAACAACAGCTGCACCGCCAGCAACGCATGGCCGCCGACGGCGCCACGCGCGACGAAGACGTGCAGACTGCCCAGGCCAAGGTGCTGACCACCCAGGCCCGGATCGACATGTACCGCGCCCAGATCGGCAAGGCCCAGGCCACCCTGCGCAGCGCCGAAGCAGAATTGGGCTATACCCGGATCTACGCCCCCATGGCTGGCACGGTCGTCGCGGTGGATGCCCGCGAAGGCCAGACCCTCAATGCCCAGCAACGCACACCGTTGATCCTGCGCATTGCCCGCCTGTCACCCATGACAGTATGGGCCGAGGTATCGGAGGCCGACATCGGCAAGGTCGAGGCCGGCATGAAAGCCTACTTCACGACCCTGAGCGGCAACGGCCGGCGCTGGAGCAGCACCGTGAGGCAGATCCTGCCCATACAGCCCAAACCGCTGGAGCAGATGAGCCAAGGCGGCGGCAGCCCCGCTGCAGCCGGCGGCTCGGGCAGCAGTGCCAGCAGCTCCGGCAGCGGCCGAGTGGTGCTCTACACTGTGCTGCTGGATGTCGACAACACCGATAACGCCCTGATGGCCGACATGACTGCCCAGGTGTTCTTTATCGCCGGCAGCGCCCACGATGTACTCACGGCGCCCGTCGCGGCCTTGCAGGGCAAGCCGGACGCCGAAGGCCGCCAGACGGCCCAGGTGCTGGCCGCCGATGGCCAGGTCCAGTCCCGCAAGGTGCGCACCGGCCTGTCGGACCGCATGCGCATTCAGATCGTCGACGGCCTGGCCGAAGGCGACAAGCTGCTGATCGGCCCGACGGGCGTAGGGGGCTGA
- the azu gene encoding azurin, translating to MLRTAAALAALTLSGFVYADEQCSVTLHGTDQMTFDLQTITVPASCKQFKVTLKHPGTMPKNVMGHNWVLTRKDDLKAVADDGAKAGENNDYVQPGDARVLAHTKLIGGNEQASVTLETKVLNKGDDYVFFCSYPFHATVMKGTLTVVD from the coding sequence ATGCTTCGCACTGCCGCAGCCCTGGCTGCACTGACGCTTTCTGGTTTCGTTTACGCTGACGAGCAATGTTCGGTGACCCTCCATGGCACCGACCAGATGACCTTCGACCTACAGACGATTACCGTGCCTGCCAGTTGCAAGCAGTTCAAGGTCACCTTGAAACACCCTGGCACCATGCCCAAAAACGTGATGGGGCATAACTGGGTATTGACCAGAAAGGACGACTTGAAGGCTGTGGCCGATGACGGCGCCAAGGCAGGCGAGAACAATGACTACGTTCAGCCAGGGGATGCCCGGGTATTGGCACACACCAAGCTGATTGGTGGCAATGAGCAAGCGTCTGTAACGTTGGAGACCAAGGTCTTGAACAAAGGCGATGACTACGTGTTCTTCTGCTCCTATCCCTTCCACGCCACGGTGATGAAAGGCACGTTGACCGTCGTTGACTGA